A region from the Neomonachus schauinslandi chromosome 2, ASM220157v2, whole genome shotgun sequence genome encodes:
- the OTOP1 gene encoding proton channel OTOP1, which produces MPEGQGAPASPPAARSAPGRASAGPAACPSPRLPAAGSAACAACVASPESPAPRRGAVRASVPQKLAEVLSSQYGLVVFVAGLLLLLAWAVHASAVGKSDLLCFLTALMLLQLLWMLWYVGRSAAQRRLIRPKDTHAGARWLRGSITLFAAITIILGCLKIGYFVGFSECLSATEGVFPVTHAVHTLLQVYFLWGHAKDVIQSFKTLERFGVIHSVFTNLLLWTNGVLNESKHQLNEHKERLITLGFGNITIVLDDHTPPCNCSPPTFCSAISQGIYYLYPFNIEYQILASTMLYVLWKNIGRKVDSQQHQNIQFRFPGVMAGSVLGLTVLAATIGIVVVYLIQIGRSKTKSELALIMFYVYAIALLMLMGAAGLFGIWIYRIDEKSLDESRNPARKLDADLLVGTASGSWLISWGSILAILCAEARPPYTWFNLPYSILVIAEKYIQNLFIIESIHREPEKLSEDIRTLRVVTVCNGDAIPLASSCLKSGAVATDVASLGSEIPHVANGNMHLREGCGREAEEGSREGTPSPACRPRFLQGHAKRRVLRNIAAFLFLCNISLWIPPAFGCRPEYDNGLEEIVFGFEPWIIVVNLAMPFSIFYRMHAAASLFEVYCKI; this is translated from the exons ATGCCCGAGGGCCAGGGGGCGCCCGCCTCTCCGCCGGCGGCTCGGAGCGCCCCGGGCAGGGCGTCCGCCGGACCCGCGGCCTGCCCATCGCCCCGCCTCCCCGCCGCGGGGTCCGCGGCGTGCGCGGCGTGCGTGGCGTCGCCGGAGTCCCCGGCCCCTCGGCGGGGCGCCGTCCGCGCCAGCGTCCCGCAGAAGCTGGCCGAGGTGCTGAGCAGCCAGTACGGGCTGGTCGTGTTCGTGGCGGGGCTTCTGCTCCTGCTGGCCTGGGCCGTGCACGCCTCGGCGGTGGGCAAGAGCGACCTGCTCTGCTTCCTCACGGCGCTCATGCTGCTGCAGCTGCTCTGGATGCTGTGGTACGTGGGCCGCAGCGCCGCGCAGCGCCGCCTCATCCGCCCCAAGGACACGCACGCCGGCGCGCGCTGGCTCCGCG GTAGTATCACATTGTTTGCGGCCATTACCATCATCCTGGGATGCCTTAAAATTGGGTACTTCGTTGGATTTTCTGAGTGTTTATCAGCCACTGAAGGAGTCTTTCCTGTCACACACGCAGTACATACTCTGTTGCAG GTGTATTTTCTTTGGGGGCATGCAAAGGATGTCATCCAGTCTTTCAAAACCCTGGAAAG GTTTGGGGTGATACACTCGGTGTTCACCAATCTGCTTCTGTGGACCAATGGCGTCCTGAATGAATCAAAGCACCAACTTAATGAGCACAAGGAACGGCTCATCACTCTGGGCTTTGGGAACATCACAATAG TCTTGGATGACCACACGCCTCCGTGTAACTGCTCGCCCCCGACGTTCTGCTCTGCCATCTCCCAGGGGATCTACTACCTCTACCCCTTCAACATAGAGTATCAGATCCTGGCTTCCACGATGCTCTACGTCCTGTGGAAGAACATCGGACGCAAAGTGGACAGTCAACAGCATCAGAACATACAGTTCCGATTTCCCGGGGTCATGGCGGGCTCGGTCCTGGGCCTGACCGTGCTGGCCGCCACGATTGGGATCGTGGTGGTATATCTGATTCAGATCGGGCGCTCCAAAACCAAGAGCGAGTTGGCACTCATCATGTTCTACGTGTATGCCATCGCCTTACTGATGCTCATGGGGGCCGCGGGGCTGTTTGGAATCTGGATTTACAGGATAGACGAGAAATCTCTAGATGAGTCCAGAAACCCAGCCCGCAAACTGGACGCGGACCTCTTGGTGGGCACTGCCTCCGGCTCCTGGCTCATCTCCTGGGGCTCCATCTTGGCCATCCTCTGTGCTGAAGCCCGCCCCCCCTACACCTGGTTCAACCTGCCCTACTCCATCCTGGTGATTGCCGAGAAATACATCCAGAACCTCTTCATCATCGAGTCCATTCACCGGGAGCCGGAGAAGCTCTCCGAGGACATCAGAACCCTGCGGGTAGTCACAGTCTGCAATGGTGATGCCATACCCCTCGCCTCGTCCTGCCTCAAGAGCGGAGCCGTGGCCACTGACGTGGCTTCCCTGGGCAGTGAGATACCACATGTGGCCAATGGAAACATGCATCTGAGAGAAGGCTGTGGCAGAGAGGCGGAGGAGGGGAGCCGGGAAGGGACCCCGAGCCCAGCCTGCCGCCCCCGTTTCCTGCAGGGCCATGCCAAGAGAAGAGTGTTGAGGAATATTGCAGCCTTTTTGTTCCTCTGCAATATCTCG